The genomic window TGGAAATGATCGACCCGCGGGGCGCACGGTGCCCGCGGGTCCTAGTCCTCGTGGGCGTCCGGGTCGCTCTGGGCGGCGAGGAACGCCTCAGCCGCAGCGCCGAGGTCGTCGGCGTCGGGGAGATCGGCGTCGTCGGGCCCGGCGAGGATCGAACGGCGGGCGGACGCGTCCACCACGTCATCGTATCGCCGTTCCATGTTCTCGATGACGGCCTGCACCTCGGGAGAGGAGCCGGCCTGCTCGTCGATCTGACGGATCACGTCCCGGGAGGCCTCGCGCAGCTCGTCCGTGGGCAGCGTTCTGCCGGTGACCGCGCTGAGGTACTCCAGGGCGGCCACCGCGGCCTGCGGCAGGTAGGACTCGGCGAGGTACTGCGGCACGTGCACGGACAGGCCCACGTGGTCGATCCCGTTCTCCTGCAGCCGCAGCTCCAGCAGGTGGGACACCGAGGCGCTGACCTCGAACGTGGGGCGGTTGCCGTTGATGCGCGGCAACAGGTCCGCGCGGGGCCCGTGGGCGGTGACCAGCACCGGCCGGGTGTGGG from Kocuria rhizophila DC2201 includes these protein-coding regions:
- a CDS encoding proteasome assembly chaperone family protein → MLDPTALYLGNPALLGDPRLRGLPLVVALSGYVEAGHLAAQIEAVVLDSMPSETVARFDIDQLYDYRSRRPRVTFAQDHFEDWEAPELSLHVVTDGLDRHFLMLTGPEPDTQWERFASAVVGLAQRLQVSLVAVVGGIPMPVPHTRPVLVTAHGPRADLLPRINGNRPTFEVSASVSHLLELRLQENGIDHVGLSVHVPQYLAESYLPQAAVAALEYLSAVTGRTLPTDELREASRDVIRQIDEQAGSSPEVQAVIENMERRYDDVVDASARRSILAGPDDADLPDADDLGAAAEAFLAAQSDPDAHED